Genomic window (Magnolia sinica isolate HGM2019 chromosome 6, MsV1, whole genome shotgun sequence):
AGAGCTTCTCTTGTGTGTCATATTTCAGGAGATATTGAGCACTTTAAATTTGAATGTACAAGCTTCAAATGTGCCCAATCCACCTCCGTCTCAAATCAAATCAGAGAATTTTTCATAAGTGAGAAAATGACACACTAAGGGAGAAACATCCATAAaggatcaccaaaaaaaaaaaaaaaaaaagagtttttaaCCCTTCCTAAAAAAAGACTGATCAGATGAAGGTGTTGCAAATTCTAATTGTCTAGCTTAATAAAAATGTCAAGTCAATGCTAATTAAAGACAATGATAATCAGGGTAAGATTAAAATAGCTAAATTAGCTACCAAACATAAATCTCCCACTAGAAAATTATTTAAGGGGAGATACTTATAGGAATATCATTCTCCTTCTGAATGCAATTTAGGTCTTGGGAAATTCACACCCAAGTAGGTTGTGAAGAGAAATAGGTGACCGTAGAAGGTCCATGAGGGCTGAATTGTGAAATCAAAGGATCAAGCCTCATCTTTAAGCTCAATAATTAAATCTGAGAATTTTAGGCTCATTTATGAACCTAATTGAAAATTTAAGGAGTTTAGTCTCATGatgagcatataaaaaaaattttgaggattctaGTCTCATCTTGTGCTCTTTTAGTAAATTTGGGGATTATAACCACATATGTATTGATAATTTAATCTTTAAAATTGTTGAATTTTGATATCAAATGTTTTTAACTTAAACTATATATCATTGGttattcataatttgattgatatatCCTTTAAATGACTATAATAAACATGCTCCATATTCTTAATGTTAACATGTAGTATCATTTAATCCCATGTTAATATGTACTTTATAATTGATAAATTCATGACTTATAGAGTTGTTCCATACTATGTTTCTTTTGGTATATCGATTGAAATGAACTCTTTGTCAAATATAGACAAAATAGGAAAGAAAGATCAAGTCTCATCAAAACAATGAATTTTGTTTTGTAAAATTTGTTCATTTTATACATGGATAGATAAAGACATGAGAGCAATTATGTGAAAGTATAAATACTATCTATAGACATCAAATTAGAGTTACGCAagaaaagtttttctaatttttgagtGGTACAAAATTTTAGGATTGTAATCTATTTTCATAAGAAGGTGAATTAACGAGGGACTCATCGATGGAATAGTCTAAACAATGAAGAAGCTCGTAAATATGCTATGTTTTGTGTGttgtttttatttaatttatttatttatttgttcttgGTTTCTTATAATAAGAATGGAATTTAGGGCTAAAGGTATGCCAGCCATCTCCCATTAGTGGATTATAAACATACATTCATTACGTCGTTGAATCTATAGTTATGTACtatccattattttattttttcagattttaggtaGGACCCATTTACTTATATGAGCCCCGTTTCTAACTCAAGCCTGACCCACAACCCATTTGGCTTGGTCCAAACCTACAGCAGAAGCATGTCGAGCCAGTTGCGAGTCTGGCGATCACAACTAAAGAATGATCTGTTACAAGTTCCAAGAGAATGATCTGTTACAAGTCAGGAGTAAGCTAAGTATCTAAGCATATCCATGACACTAATAAACAATAAAAGATTGCATATTGATtagaaattataaataaaaaaaaattataaaaaaaaaaaaaaaaaaagctataaaagattGCAGCTAATCAATGAAAAAATAAAGTTAAAAATTTTCAGCTATAGCAAAGAGAACAATGTGAATAGAAAGTTACAGTGTGTTACATGTGTTGCAGTTTACCTTTTGCTGGGTGAAACGGTAGGCACTACCTTTCTGAAGCTTCAAAATTGAAATTAATGGTTTGAATCCCACGGTTTCCTTCAGTAAAATCTGCACTGCACAAATTGTTTTAAGTAATCACCACAAAAGCATATTGGGACTAGGCATCTTTAAAAGCCACAAACCTGGTCAGATGCATTGTTACGGAGAAGATTGTTCAGTAATTCAAGACAATCCTGTTTAGAAACAAAATATCAGTGGATGCCATCAGTACCCATCAATATGCTCAAAGAATTCTGCGCTACAGTTTCCAGACAACTGTTTAGAAACAAAAAGATATTTGCATAATGTTTACTGGCAATGCTTTTGTCTCTAAGTTTGATACGGTATggtatggagtgcaattttatcTTAGGTATACTCTGCTGCTAGCATGAAGGGAGTGTAGCATGTGCCATGCTGGGCCTGATTTGGCCTCAACTGGGAGACTCATTGAGTCAAGTCAATGGCTCAGTCGACCCGACATGACTGGAACTGAGTCACTCCCCTTCTGAATGGGGATTTTACCAAAAACAAATATGTGCAAGTGGGATTTGAACCCCCAGCATCCGCGGAGGTAAGCTATGCCCTTAATCAGTGAGGTTAGTGTTGTTATCGGTTTTGAGTTATGTTCTATATTACTTAATTGAACTATTTTAAGAAAAAGAGTTAAAAGGGTCAGGTAGAGTCTTCTATTCAACCCAACCTGTTTGAACATTGAATTGAGTTatcgggtttttgaactatgtacACAGAGCTACATGTAGTGTTGTTGTTGGTTTTGAGTTATGTTCTATATTACTAAGCTTGTGAACATTTTTCTTTTATATCTAGCTTGTAATGCTAAAACATAGATGTCGTTATGCATACAGAAGCACCTGGCCTCAACTGCATCCGTTGTGTGAAGAGTGATGAGGATATTTCATCTGGGATGCCACTAAATGGATGGGGCACAGCACGAAAATACCatgacaatgcaaatccctaattcgggattcgacaatgcaaatccctaatcaggtattctaaattgcagaaaGCAACAGCAAGAAGGAAAAAAGTTTACATCATACCTAAGAATCGGAGATTCACGAGCAGCGGAAGGCCGAActgcagcagagggccgaggagatagagagagagagagaggactagggttttgagagagagagagagagagagagagagagagagacggagagggagacggagagggagaggcagagagagggagggagtgggAGAGCTTGAGGGACTCGAGATGGAGAATCGGCGCACAGCTGGAGATGAGGGGGCGGAAATgaagttaggtttttttttttcttcttcttatagaACCCTTTACCCGCAGTTGTTAAAATCGGCCGCTAGCAAACGGTAGCCCCATCAGTCGGCTAAGCTAGACTTTCTTGTAGTGCGACCAATTGCTACCAACTTGAAAGTTAGGCTCAAGACAGCCCGAAGGCAGTCATAAATGGGCCTAGATTTGCTATCAGTCCGAATCTCATTAAAAAGTGTTGTAACATTTCAGCCCATGGATGGGTTTGATATTCCACCTGTCTGCCATGCGGGCATATCTAGTGGCTTGTGCATTAGCTTACTTACATATATGTGTAGGCTTACCAAAGCTCTTTCATCAGCATGGAATTATAACGTTGTTAATagtaggaaggaaaaaaaaaaccactaaaACAATGCCATAATCGCATGTAACGTCTCACTTCTATATgagataaatggtctggatcaacaaaCCATCTGTCCCATTATTTGAGGATTCGAATGTAGTATATAGCACGTGTACGTATGAAGTCATGTCGGGCCAGTCTGGGCCAAATTGGTCTGGCTATAATTCCTTAAGCCAACGCCCAGCCCAAAAAATGATATGCCATACATCCGAGGCCCAACCCAGGCCTATTTCATTCCACCCTTACTAGTAGGACCAGAATTCCTGATGCTGGGCTAGGCTCGGATTCGGGTCCATAGCCCTGGCCCGTCTGCATCCAGTCGCAACTCAAGGTTTCGGCTCATTTACCTGCCAGGCCAAGCAAATCTAAGAGCTATCCAACAGCAACCGCCCAATCATCgtacaaattaaaaataaaattaaaaataaaaaaaataaaaaaaaacatatatatatctatatatgtgtgtgtgtgtgtgtgtgtgtgtgtgtgggaaaaggttctatgctgtcaagctcatgggaactccccatgaggtcgagctgtgtgggccccaccatgatgtatgtcgaacatcaacaccgtgcatttgatgggtcccctttaaattataggatatcccaaaaatcggccgtatatggaactccagtgggccatactatctacaatcatgtgaagacatgcctaaaacatataaaagtacttggtggggcccacctgaaattttgatgcatctgaaacttggtctgacccctcatccaagtgggacacacataatggatgggctagctGGATTGGTGAATCACATGTCGgtggacccaaaaaatgattatgaatgttttaatggagggtaacccctctcaacttttttatgtggtgtggcccacacaagtcatggattgacttgaattttaaacCCAAGTCTCACTAtgaaatggtgcatttgactaatggtgttgatgttcgacatacattatggtggggccatcatggtggggcccacacagctccaccTCATGGGGAGCTCCATttccatctatatatatatatatatatatatatataaatatatatatatatatatatatatatatataaaaagataaAACGGGAACATCCCATGAGgttaagctatgtgggccccactgtattgcgtgtcgaacatcaacactgtgcatttaatgggtccccttaaaattatgggatatcccaaaaatcagccgtatataactcaggtgagccataccatataaaatcatgtgaatatatgcctaaaaaatataaaatcacttggtggggctcacttaaaatttttatgcatctgaaacttaatctgacccctcatccaaatgggacacacataatggatgggctggatttatgaaccacatctcagtggacccaacaaatgattatgaatgttttaatgggaggataacccctctcaacttttgtatgtggtgtggcccacccaagtcatggattgacttgaattttaagctcGTACCCACCATCCATGGGATgctgcatctaactgatggggtagatgttcaacacgcatcacgatcaggccacacagctcgacctgatgggaagttcccatgagctcgaccgcatagaaccatttcctatATACATAGCATTGGGAAACAAGTGGACGGCTGTGATTTCTTCTAAAGAGAAATTGTATGCATGGATGTTTGGAGAAAGATACAGTCCCTTTTGGATTTCCATCATTTATGAGTAGAGACCAACACTTTCACGCTCATGGGGTACATATGCAACGTGAATTGTAACAACTGCTTAGTACCCACAACTGAAGCAAATGCAGAGAGATATGAGGGATGTTTTAGGcacactttttgtttttttttttttttttttaaaggaaaaatccATTGATGAACGGCCGGGACTGACTATGCAAATTCGGCAGAGCCGGAAACAAAAAGGGGCGGCCCTCCTATCATATGAGCGAAGAGCAAGGACAGAAGGGGAGAAACAGCTAGGATTGGCGTAGCGCACCTGGGCCTACTTTGTCCAAGAACAAGAGGCCCTTGATGTGACCGGGAAGATCAGCCCGGCTCCTGAAAATTTGGTTGAGAGATATGAGGGATGTTTTAGGCACACTTATAGCATGGAGGGATCTTCTTCCCACACGCATTAACAAGCAAGGTGAATGCGACAGGGACGTCGATCTTAGTGGCCAACGCATTCCCCTTGGTGGTTGTACAAAGGCACACAGCTGCTTCGAGATCGCTAACACCTTTCACCAAAGAGCAGCACTTGCTGCTCGGCACGGTGCCTTCGACCAAGTGTACTAGCCCGGCGAGCAAGTCGACGCATGCGCCCCACTTGAGGGTGTTTTTGGGGAATGTGGGAGAATTGGGTGGAGACTTGGGTATGGTCACAGAAGGAGACTTGGGTGGAGGCTTGGGTGTGGTCACAGGTGGGCATGGCCCATGTGTGGAATATGCACCATCGAAGAAGATGAAGCTGAGGAAGAATATGAAAAGAGCTGAATTACAAGCCATGAGAACTTTTTACACTATATTCTTCTTCAGTTGTCTGGGGTCGAACTAAAGATGGTACTTGTAGCTTTTTTATAGACAAGGAGAGCCCAAGATGCAGTTTGCCACTAATGCGTTTAGATTGGTTTTGTGAATGTGtcaatcaatccagaccgtccaactgaTATACCACTTCATGGATGGGCCAATGTGTCAatcaatctttttttctttttttggggaaTGCTGCTTTGAACTTATTTTTTTACCGTTAAAAGATgatgatgggtggattggattggATAGCTCCAAACTCTAATCTCAACTCAAATGTGGTCCACAGattggacagttcagatccaAATGTGCTGGTCTTGGACTTATAGGCTTTATACCATTTATGAAATAGCAGTGTAACAAATATAACCGAGATTTTAAAAATATCGAGATAATACGGCGATAAATACAGCAAACGATTTTCCTGTGAGATCAAAATCTCACCATATTTTAAAATACCGCATTTTCATCGCCATATTACAACgatatcaaataaaataaaaataaaaaagagtaaaACATCAAGGAATTTGTTATATTAAtatatgtttatttttaaatttatttaataattaagttaaaataaatatttttatttttggttagaCTTTTCTAATAATAacgcaaggaaaaaaaaaaatcaaatttagaAAATCTTTCTAAAACTATCTAGGCCTAGAAATTGCCGAAAACAAGATTCTTCACTATGAATGGGCTTAGAGGCACTCACTTGGAAGCTAACACTGTAGGCAGTATGACAAAAATAGCTGAGATTTTATAAATATGGTGATATTATTGTGAAAGTTTTGATCAAACTAACGCTGGAATACggttataaatatttcaaaatattatcatgattttatcataaaatttactcaaaagtttaaaaattatcattttgtacttatatattctaaattttaaaattatttattgttTTATAGTGTTGCTATCATCCTCACTTTCATATGACCACCAGCAATTAATGTCCCCGAACATTTTAATG
Coding sequences:
- the LOC131249883 gene encoding putative lipid-binding protein At4g00165, which codes for MACNSALFIFFLSFIFFDGAYSTHGPCPPVTTPKPPPKSPSVTIPKSPPNSPTFPKNTLKWGACVDLLAGLVHLVEGTVPSSKCCSLVKGVSDLEAAVCLCTTTKGNALATKIDVPVAFTLLVNACGKKIPPCYKCA